ttaaaaaaaataacaacatacaaaataggggtggggtgtgctcagttgttgagtggccctgagttcaatccatggtaccccgcccccatccccccaaaaaaaagaagaaaagagagagaaagaaacaatgtTTAATGAAAAAGCAGAATTTGGGGGCTGGaattgttgctcagtggtagagcacttgcctagttcatgtgaggcactgggtttgatcctcagcaccacataaaaataaaggttttgcatccatctataactaaaaatatttgttaaaaaaaataaataaaaagcagagctgggtgtggtggcgcatgcctgtaatcccagcggctggggaggctaagacaggaggatcacgagttcaaaaccagcctcagcaatggtgaggtgctaagcaacttagggtagtgagaccctgtctctcaataaaatacaaaatagggctggagacatggctcagaggatgagtgcccctgaattcaatctcgaATAACACCCCCTGCCCCCCCGAAAAAAGCAGAATTTACATTCTATATAACATCTTCACATTTATGAAAAACTTTTGACAATGTGAGAATAAGTACCTGCTTAAAAGTTGAATCAGCATACCCTTTACTTGCAGCTTTGTGAGCTTTGATCCCTTCTAATAGTAGAGGAGattgtattattttgaaaacataatggTTGTTGatcctgttctttttatttctctctctctctctctctctctctctatatatatatatatatatatatatatatacatacatacatataattttttttttatattttttattttttccctttcccctaaaTATAAACACCTGCATGCGAggcaaatatcttttttttttttttttttttttttggtgctaggaattgaacccagggctgtttaACCActaaagccacatccccaggtcttctttattttgagacagtctaagttgcttaggggctctctaagttgctaaggctagctttgaactttgattctcctgcctcggactcctgagctgctgggagtacaggcatttgccaccagaCCCAGCCAAATATCTTATTTCTGACAAGTCCTTGAGATACTGATCACACTTGACTCTGCAGCAGATTTAGACCTATGCTGATGCTACTGTGGGCAACTTGTTactaacctaacctaaaaatttaaaagttgtgtGCTTGAATCAGAATAGGTAGGGCCTGGTATTTCCAAGCTAACAAGTAGAGTTATGTAGATCTTTAGTGCACTTATATGGATCCACAAGCCAAAAAGCACTGACCATAAAATCATCTTTGGTTAAATTTTGGCTGCAGaagttttaggtttggggctggggatgtggctcaagcggtagcgcgctcgcctggcatgcgtgcggcccgggttcgatcctcagcaccacgtacaaacaaagatgtgtccgctgaaaactaaaaaaataaataaataaatattttttttaaaaaaaaaagaagttttaggTTTGAgcattttcatatttcaaattcaagttcaaagcccagAAAAAATTGGCTTTCCTTCTAATTTGGTTTGGAAAATAAGGACTAAAAGTTAGCTATTTCTAGCAGTTCTGGACTTAAAAGTTCTGTAGGTCCCATTATAAACATCTGACAGCTTGAGTCTATATCATAAAATGCCTAATTATTGTATGTGATCTCTAAACTGGGATTACTTAAGGGATTGTTGTAATTAATCAAATCATAACAGACATGAAGGTGCTTTATAAACTGTAGACTGTCATGCACACTTAGGTTTTTGGTAATGAAAGTAAGACTGTGTCTTGAAATATTCTTGAGATTTGTTTTAATCAGGTATAGTAAGGTGACAGACATGAAGACAACTGCCTTTTTTATGTGGGAGTGTATATTAGTATTAAACCCTGGAGCATTCTTGGTCTGAGTTACATTTCCAGTGCTCCACCTCCCCccatcttttgtgtgtgtgtgtgtgtgtgtgtgtgttttcttggcaggccccaaatttgggattctctctcagcctcctaagtatcAGGGACTACAGGTTTGTGATTCAACATTCTTTGCTCATTGCCAGACATcatagtgcctgacacatataataataatgatcacatcttgcattttctattttatctgtcATTGTTCATTGCCACCACAGCCTGCAAAACAACTGCCTTTGAAAGAGTTTATTATAGTTCCTGAGAATCGGGCATGCcgcacacagtgtgtgtgtgtgggggggtgttacATAGGGAAGTAAGCAGAAGAAGGAATCAGAGGAAAAGTATGGCTCAGAGCCTTGTATTGTGGAAGGAATGGGTGAGGCAGTGGAGGCAAGCTTGATCAAGTTTGCGAATGGATAGTTTGAATAATTTTGGAGAGCTCTGGCCTAGGGGGCTGACCCTGTGTTTGGCCTTAAGGTGATCTAAGAAAGGGGAACTTTGTGTATGAGATTTACATAAAGGAAGATGTTTGCTATATAGGCTTTGGATTGATTAGGTTGCATATGAATGAAAGATGTGTTTCTAGGCAAGTTGTATGCTCCTCTAATTAACTATTAGCCTTGGGAAGGCAGGATTAGCTCTCAGATTAGCAGCAATATTCCTAAAAAgtcaaaattttgtaaaatacagaaaattaaaaaaaaacatgattaataTGTCTATTCTCAGTAATTATAACATCAATATGATTGGGAAAATGTATGTCATAAAATTGCGGCTgacattaattttgttttccttttgtaggaagaagaggaagaggaggaattaGTGGTAAGAGCTGTCTCAGGTTTGGACCCATCTCATAAAAGCATGAAAAACTGAGGACATTTTTGAATAACAGGGTGGAATAAAGCTTTAACACTACTTTGTAATGGAGTGTTTGGGAGTGTGTCTGGAAATTTGGTCTTGGGGCTTCTTTGGTCATACTAGGAAGCTATGTGTGGTTTAATAAAGAACTCTGGAAGGAACTTTTCTGAAGGGTTCTCTGTGTTAGCATGGTCTTTCTAGCTGGGTAGCTGGGATGGAATAGGCCTGGTTCTCAGGCAAGGGAAATTGAAATTTTAGACATGACTTACACTAAAATGCTGTGTTAACGAGTAAAGCCTCCAATAGAGCTACTTCAAGTTTGGCCAGGTTTCCTTTACCACCTTGTTTTTCAGATAGGACTGAGGCTTTCAGTGCATACTGACAACCTTGGAAGGCAGGAATGTGAAACTTTTCCCTACTACTTAGCATCAGAATTGAATGGGAGACCCTATTTTGCCCTTTCTGGCAGCAGTGTGGCTCTGCCTGCTGGCCTTCTGCACGGTAATTCAGAGGCAGCACCTTGGTTTGGTGGTTATATTAGCAAAGCATGTGTGTTTGGTGTATCTCTCCTGTATCCTccattttgttctctctctctctctctctctgtctttcaggATCCCCTAACAACAGTGAGAGAGCAATGCGAGCAGCTGGAGAAATGTATAAAGGCCCGGGAGCGCCTAGAGCTCTGTGATGAGCGTGTATCCTCCCGATCACAGACAGAAGAGGATTGCACAGAGGAGCTCTTTGACTTCTTGCATGCAAGGGACCACTGTGTAAGTCAGTTTGAAGTCAGGAAGTAGAAAGCTTACAATGGTCAGGGACATTTGGTGCTGACAGTCTTCCCAGATAGCAGTATGACAAGTACAATGCCAAGCATTTTATATAATCTTACCTAAATCATTACCACTTATACTGGAGATAGTTATCATTATGCCATTTTACAATAGAAGctgagactcaaaaaaaaaaaaaaatgatggggctggagttgtggcttagaggtagagcacttgcctggcatatgtgaggccttgggttcgatcttcagcaccacatatatgttaactaattaattaattaattaaaaattgatatattaaTGTGTACTGCTACATAGTAAGAAagctgttttttttgttgttgttgttgttgtagtattggggatcaaaccgaGGGCCTTTGCCTgcttaggcaagtgttctactactgaatTATACCTGCAGTTCTGAttttgtgcccccccccccccattactggggactgaatctaagggtgctttaccactgaactataactgtagccctttttattttttaagataggatctcactaagttgcctaggttggccttgaacttgggtcctcctgccttaaccttccAAGTAGCTAAgcttacaggcgtgcaccaccatgcccattgATTTTTGAACCCTTTTCCCTTTTTGGTAggtgggattgaacctggggcaatCAAAATTAaccacatccttagtcctttatttttatttgtattttttgatactgggaattgaatgcaggggcactacacgactgaactacatccccaattctttcttttttttttttttttttaatattttttagttgttgatggacctttattttattcatttattcatatgtgggctgagaatcaaacctggtgcctcacacatgtaagccacaaccccagccctctttcttttttttttaatatttattttttagttgtagttggacacaatacctttattttatttatttttgagtggtactgaggatggaagccagggccttgcatggaacccagggcccgtgctaggcaagcactctactgctgagctacaaccccagccccccagttcttccccccaccaccacccttttTGAGTcagcgtctcactaagttactaggGCTGGCCACAAACTttgaatcctcctacctcagcctcctgagtcactgggattacagggtgtgccATTGCAACTGGCTGTTTTGTACCCTAAAGTAACAGTCTGTTATTTATATCCTTCAATGTGTCTTGTACATAACAGTACATAGTAgttggtcatttatttatttattttaaaagcagattTGGGCTTGACTCTTTCTTATACAGAAAGGTATTTTAAGTAAATTCCATGTAGGCAGTTTGATATGGTTGCTTCTATTAAAACTGACTgggccgggcacggtggtgcctgcctgtaactccagtggctcggaaggctgagataggaggatcacgagttcaaagccagccttagcaaaaacgaggcactaagcaactcagtgagaccctgtctctaaataaaatacaaaatagggctcatgttgagtgcccctgagttcaatccacagtaccccgccctccccccaccctcccctcgACACACAAAAACTGACTGGGTGGTCAGtaggtatatgaaaagatgttcgaCATGGCCTGTGGTGCAGCTCAGAGGTATATTGCTTAGCATGTTAgatgccctgggttaaatccctagcagcaaaaaaaaaaaaaaaaaaaaaaaaatgatgattaaCATCATTAGcctttagggaaatgcaaatcagaggGCTAGGggtatatagctcaatggtagagcactcatttagcatgtacaaagccctgggtttaatccttaccACTGCAAaactagaacaaaacaaaaaaatgaacatacCAAGTAACAAGCATTGGAgtggatgtggagaaattagaaacCTAATACACTGCTGGTGGCAATGTAAATTTTGTAGCCAGTCTGGCAAttcctcttaaaaaaagaaaactgacacatgctacaatatgCCTGAACTTTGAAGACATTATGACAAATGAAATAATTGTatcataaaagacaaatattttagccaggtgcagtggtgcatgcctgtaatcccagcaacttcagatgctgaggcaggaagagtttgagttcaaacccagcctttgggggctggggttgtggctcagtggtagatttttcatttagaatgcatgaggcactaagttcaatcctctgcaccacataaatataaataatattgtgtccccataaaactaaaaaaaaaaaaaaaaaaaaaaacccagtctcagcaacttagcaaggccctaagcaactgagcgagaccctgtctcaaaatattttcaaaaaggggatgtggcttgggtggttaagtgcccctgggttcaatgcctagtaccaaaaaaaaaaaaaaaagattttatcatTCCACTGTGGTAACTAAGGTATCacattcacagagacagaaaataaagggTGGTAGACAAGATCTGTGAGGAGGGAAAATATAGAGTTATGTTTAATGAGTAGAATTCCAGTTTGGGAAAATTTAAAGGTTATGGAGCTCATTGGTTGCAGAACAGTGTACCTGTACTTAATGCCAGAGGAATGCATTTTtaccacagtttttttaaaaaatgaagtactgaacatgctacaacatagataaATCTAGGAAAGATTATAACCTCAGAATGGTATTCACTGACGacatccccccccccactttcAAACTGTCTCACCTCACACcctttccccattttattttccttgtaacaTTTACCACTATCAGAAGCTGCCTTATTTATGTGCTCATTATATTCCCTCATTACTCTGTTCTGTAAACAACAGAGACATGGTGTTTTGTTAAGTTATAACTTAGCACTTAGAACAATACCTATCATAGAGTAGGTGTTCTATAAATCTTTGttgaattaataagtaaatattatcaTTGGGATAGGAAGTATGAGTTTCTGTGAGGAAGGCAGGAGGGGCAGATTTGTGTGGTGTTAGGGGCTTTATTTAGGTCCTTGCAGGAAATGACATGCCAGTTCTaaagaataaagatgaaaaaaagtgGGAGGATTCCAGATAGAAGGGATCAACTGAGGCAACTGAAGGGAGTTCATTATCTCAGTTATATAAAGGGAATGATGAGAAAGGAGTCAGTACTATTCCAGGTCATGAAGGACCTTCCTTGCAAGCCATGACATTAAAACTGCCAACTGATAACTTTCTGTTCTTTCCATCTAGGTGGCCCACAAACTGTTTAATAGCTTGAAATAAATGTGCATTCTCAATCACTGCAGCCTTCATCACGGGGCATCAGGATATTTCCTTGTGGTTTTGAACAtgcatttgttttctaatttgtatAACCGTAAGTTCATGTGAATCTCATGGATTTTGGCTTTAGGCAAGTAGCATCTGTATAACTGattgcattttaataaaaatcctaTGATCTGCAGACCTGCCTCATGtccttttttcaaaatttagtgtttattttttccccGGTGCAGaaatacttacttttttttttttctttttcttgcagtgcTAGGCTTTTAAACTCAGTGCTttttacatgctaggcaagtgctctgctagcAAGCTACCTCcctaatttagattttttttttttttgagattgaacccaggggcagttaaccactaagccacatcaccaacccttttatatattttatttattatttttttatatttattttttaggtgtagatggacacaacacaatgcctttattttatttttttatgtggtgctgaggatccaacccgggtcctgtccgtgctaggcgagcgctctaccgctgagccacaatcccagcctctatatattttatttagaaacaggtcttgctgagttgcttagagccttgctaagttgctaaggctggctttgaacttgtaatcctcctgcctcagcctcccatgctgctgagagtacaggtgtgcaccaccacatctgcagaattttttttttttttttaatttttaactacattaaaagagaataatcaACCCTCATGTACCCATCACCTGCCATGTATCTCCTTAGTGATACTTTGTCACAAATAGTAATTGCTCAATATTAAAATTCTTGTTCATACAAAAGTTTCTCTTATCTCAAATCTTTTgagagctttttgttttgttttttggtactggggacagaACTGAGGGGTGCTCagccatgagccacatccctagcccttttctttttcattttaaaacagggtctcattaagttgcttagggccttggtgagttgctgaggctagctttgaacttgtaatcctcttccctcagcctcctgagttgtgggCGTCACTGCCACCTGGATTTTGATAGCATTTCGGTTTTAGTGTCTAACgaggctacttttttttttttttttaagagagaattttttaatgtttatttttctgttttcggcggacacaacatctttgtatgtggtgctgaggatcaaacccgggccgcacgcatgccaggcgagcacgctactgcttgagccacatccccagccctaacaaggctacttttaaaaaaaattttttagttgtcaatggacctttattttatttatttatatgtggtgctgagaattaaacccagtgctcacacatgctaggcagttgatctaccactgagccacaaccccagccccacaaggttacttttaaaaaaaaaatctttttcagttGGCTGTAGTACCACATTCCCATAATCCAGCTATTTGGAAAGCTGaaataggattgcaagttcaaggctagcctgggcaacttagtaagaccctgtttcaaaaaaataaaaagggctggagatgtagctcagtggtagaacacccttgggttcattccctagcacTTAGCAAGGAGAGTAAAGAGGTTATGGGAGGAGGGTTACTGGCATCCAATCGGATGAGAAAAGGCACCTGGGTTAATTGGAAAAGGACAAAACCCTGTGGTATTGATAGGAACtaaaaataatagatttatttAGTGAATAAATACAGATGCAAGTATGTGTATATGTAGGGAATATATAGATTCCTTATCTCTGTCCACAAAAAGGGCTTcattctccaataaaaggaacCAAGGCTTTTTGGAAGAATGGGTGAACCGGTGATTCCAGGGCTGAGACAAGGAAAGtacaaatgaatattttgttCCAGGAAGAAGGAAGTGCTAGAATAGGGTGGGGTCTGTCAAAGGTACACAGAAACCATTAGCCAAATCTAGACAGTATGAGCATCAAATATACAAAGATTACTGGATTATAACCTGTTGAAGAAAAGTCCATTAAtccataaatatgcaaataattaaATTGGTTGTAAGTTTTGGTGTGGAAGGGGATACTAATGAATTATAAAAGGAGAAAGTAAACTGGAGAAACCTGGCAAATAGCTTACATGAAAGCTGACAAAGGTCATTCTACAAAATTgggcattttacaaaataatccTTAACTTTTGTCAAGGTTTTGAAGGTCAAGAAAAAACTGAAGAACTATTAGATTCAAAGAGATAAAATGATAATGCAAGTGAATCTGAACTGAatccttttgtttttaaggaCAGTTTTGGGACAACTGAATATTGGATGGCAGTGAGTATGTTAAAGTTTTaattattacaaattaaaaaaccctcaggcacagtggtgtacacctgttaTCCCAAtatctcaggaagctgaagcaggaagatcacaagcttgaggccagcctagacaaaTTAGTGAgctcctacctcaaaataaaaattaaaaagggctagggaggccaggtgtggtggtgcacacttgtaatcccagcagctcaggaggcagaggcaggaggatggcaatgcaagttcgaagccagcctcagtaatttagtgatacccaactcaaaatagaaaataaaaaggggtggggatgtagctcagtggtggtgtcGCTCTGGGagtaatccccagtactgagcaaaaagaaaaaacgTTAAAAGAAGttttgcaggggctggggttgtagctcagtggtggagcgcttgcctagaatgtgtgaggcactgggttcaattctcagcaccacatataaataactaaaataaagatacattgacaaaaaatataaaaaatattttttttaaaaaaaatgaagttttgtgctggggatgtggctcaagtggtagcgcgctcgcctggcatgcgtgcggcccgggttcgatcctcagcaccacatacaaacaaaacaaaacaaagatgttgtgtccgccgataactaaaaaataaaatattaaaataaaaaaaataaataaataaaaataaaataaaaaatgatgttttgcagaaaaaagaaacttaagataCCAAATGGAAACTTATTTATACGAAGGAATATACGGTCTCAGAAATAGCAAATATATGGGTAAACATAATAGATATTagatcttattatttatttttggtaccagggattaaacccaggggtgtttaaccactaagccatatccccagccctttttattttttattttgagacagggtcttgctaagttgcataagggcactgctaaattgctgaggctagctttgaatctgagatcctctctcagcctcctgggttgctgggattacaggtatgtgccaccatacccagctggaTCTTATTttgctggggttgtaactcagtggtagagtacttgcctggcacatgtaaggcacttgggtttgatcctcagcaccacataaaaataaataaaataaaaatattgtgtccatctacaactaaaaaaaaatatttaaaaaaaaccccaaacagcTAACATGGTTGGGCATGTTGTCTACAGGTCAGTCAATTCTGCAAtatgggaggctaagacaggaggatcagaagatggaggccagcctcagcaacttagtgagaccctatctctaaataataaataaaataaaataaataaagattcagtGGTAGATGctttgcctggcatgcaggaggccctgtgttcaatccccagaaccaaagaaaaaggaactcttcccccaaacaaacaaaaactaacacagaaataataaagtaaaaaaaaaaaaaagaaattataggactagggatgtggttcagtgttacagtgcttgcctcacctgTGCAaaaccatgggttcaatccccagtattgtaaaagaaaagaaaaaaagaaagaaattataaagataaaagcagCCATGGGtgcactggcacatgcctgtaatcccagtgacaggaggagtgcaagttcaaaaccagccttagcaatttagcaaggccctaagcaacttggcaggaccgtctcaaaataagaaataaaaatgtgggcTGGTGagataactcagtggtaaagcacttgcccagcatgcatgaggccctgggttcaatccccagcaccacataaaaataaacaaacaaaaagatttgtttaaaagatacattataaaaaaaaaaaaagaagaagaaaagaaataaaagtgactgaagatgtggctcagtgactcagtgcccctgggttcaatccctggtagcaaaaaaaaaagggggagaataATACACTAGTTATCAATATCAGTAATGATATCCTATAAACTTAGAAGTCAGTGATATTTTTCTCCAGAAAGCAAATACGTTTGGCTTTGTGGGCCATACAGTCTCTGGAAATAAGTACAGTAGTTCTCCCTAATCCACCGTTTTGCTTTCTTTAATTTCAGGTAACCACAGTCAACCATGGTCTGTAGatcttaaatggaaaattccagaaataaattcataagttttacttttttatttttattattttgtgacactggagattgaacctaggggtgtgaTATACATCACTATCCCTTTTTTTGGCGGGGGCAGTATAGAGCTTGAActcaggcactctaccactgagccacatccccagtcctattttgttttatttaaagacggtatgagttgcttagcacctcacttaatgctgaggctggcttcatactcgtgatcctcctgtctcagcctcctgagctgctgggattacaggcctgtgcacTACTCTTGGCCATCACTaggcccttttaaaatattttttaaattttgagacatgatctcagtaaattgccaaggctgaccttgaatttggggTCCTTCTGCCTTatcctgggattacaagcatgtgccactgcacctgtcaTGTTTTAAATTGCAGGTCATGGGCTGGAGGTATAGCctactggtagagcacttgtctggaatgtgcaaggctctgagtttgatctccagcagcACACACACTCAATTCAAAATGTCAAAACTGGTGCAAGAATAATAAGAATATTTTGCTGGGTTGTggagagccattctcacacgtgattgGGCGACTCCCagtttgggtctgaggcgctcTGACTAAtctgtgtcggagctttcccggccctctcctgatgagagaacccgtccgtgtgggggtgtgactgaccactgaccccgggggccaatcactgaccctgagcttggagtgcggcccccctcaaccttcattggattgaattctcccctgaatttcttgttccccaataaaaggttactccctggcgtgctcgctcgctctctctcctgctagccctgagtaatccttgctgccctacgggtggttcgaggttggagccagagaggggagctgtcttggacctggtcatagaaaaaggtaactgagtctgtgtgttttatttctatctcgctagttaacttttatgccaagaacctcattaatgaaaccagtgcgctggCCGCATGGTGGACTGGGTGTGGTattgcctgcctgtaatcccagtggtttgggaaactgaagatagcaagttcaaggtcgga
This sequence is a window from Marmota flaviventris isolate mMarFla1 chromosome 10, mMarFla1.hap1, whole genome shotgun sequence. Protein-coding genes within it:
- the Uqcrh gene encoding cytochrome b-c1 complex subunit 6, mitochondrial isoform X2, with the translated sequence MGLEDERKMLTGSGDPKEEEEEEEELVDPLTTVREQCEQLEKCIKARERLELCDERVSSRSQTEEDCTEELFDFLHARDHCVAHKLFNSLK
- the Uqcrh gene encoding cytochrome b-c1 complex subunit 6, mitochondrial isoform X1, with translation MGLEDERKMLTGSGDPKEEEEEEEELVIGLRLSVHTDNLGRQECETFPYYLASELNGRPYFALSGSSVALPAGLLHGSPNNSERAMRAAGEMYKGPGAPRAL
- the Uqcrh gene encoding cytochrome b-c1 complex subunit 6, mitochondrial isoform X3, yielding MGDPILPFLAAVWLCLLAFCTDPLTTVREQCEQLEKCIKARERLELCDERVSSRSQTEEDCTEELFDFLHARDHCVAHKLFNSLK